The Pirellulales bacterium genome contains the following window.
AGTTCGGGCCCCACTTGCCGAGTTGCGCGGCGGTGGTGTCGCCGCTGGCCAGCCCCGCGACGATTGTGTCCGCGGCGAGTTGCCCCGATTTCAAGGCCAAGAGCACGCCCGACGAATAGAGGGGATCGAGAAAGCCAAACGCATCGCCGATCATGACCCAACCTTCGCCGGCAACTTTTTCGCAGCGATAGGAGTAGTCACGCGTGGCGCCGTAACCTGCCAGGCGCTGTGCTCCCTCGATGCGACGTTTGACGGCTTCGCAACGGTCGAGTTCCTCATGGTAGGTTTGCTCGTGCGAATCCCGGCCTGCGAACAAGTAATCAAACGGCGCGACGACCCCGACGCTGACGTGGTCATTGTGCAACGGGATATACCAGAACCAGCCCTCGCGATTGTTAAGTTGCAGCACGCTGGTGGCGCCTTCGTTTTTTCCCGTGTCGCGGTAGGCCCCTTTCCAATAGGTCCAGATGGCTCCTTTGTTGAGAACGGGGTCCCAGATTCGCAACTTGAACTTGTTCATCAAGAGGCCAGTCTGGCCGCTGGCGTCGACGACCACCTGGGCACGCACTTCGCGGGTCGTGCCGTCTTCTTGCTGAATTGTCACGCCAACGACACGGTCGCCTTCCATGAGGACGTCGCGAACGCGGACCCCCTCGTGCGCGTTGACGCCATGTTCGCGGGCGTTGTCGAGCA
Protein-coding sequences here:
- a CDS encoding tryptophan 7-halogenase, translated to MAKQFSSNPDVIVIGGGPAGSTVSTLIAQQGYSVELFEREHFPRYHIGESLIPETYWVLERLNMLPKLQASHFVKKYSVQFVNASGKQSAPFYFWDNKPHECSQTWQVARSEFDSMMLDNAREHGVNAHEGVRVRDVLMEGDRVVGVTIQQEDGTTREVRAQVVVDASGQTGLLMNKFKLRIWDPVLNKGAIWTYWKGAYRDTGKNEGATSVLQLNNREGWFWYIPLHNDHVSVGVVAPFDYLFAGRDSHEQTYHEELDRCEAVKRRIEGAQRLAGYGATRDYSYRCEKVAGEGWVMIGDAFGFLDPLYSSGVLLALKSGQLAADTIVAGLASGDTTAAQLGKWGPNFNQGIDRMRRLVCEYYNGFSFGNFMREHPEMRGLVTDLLIGDLFTDKVDKVWPAMEEMYPDQDRTPAPWSAGTPQEVAVTKHNEMHIPEGAQ